A DNA window from Enterobacter cloacae subsp. cloacae ATCC 13047 contains the following coding sequences:
- a CDS encoding DUF2190 family protein, with translation MAKNYAQDGKTIPLVNSGATDIQSGDPVVVGKLIAVAITDIPAGDTGDGFTEGVFLLPKVSADAVTAGAQVYLKDGKIQTDETDAVAAGIAWEDAPANTTVVEVKINV, from the coding sequence ATGGCTAAGAACTATGCGCAGGACGGGAAAACGATCCCGCTGGTAAACAGTGGTGCAACCGATATTCAGAGCGGCGACCCGGTTGTTGTTGGAAAACTTATCGCGGTGGCAATTACCGATATCCCGGCTGGCGATACCGGGGACGGTTTTACTGAGGGTGTTTTCCTCTTGCCAAAAGTATCCGCAGATGCGGTTACTGCCGGGGCGCAGGTGTATCTGAAGGACGGCAAAATCCAGACCGATGAAACGGATGCCGTTGCCGCAGGCATCGCCTGGGAAGATGCACCGGCAAACACCACCGTTGTTGAAGTAAAGATTAATGTCTAA
- a CDS encoding DNA breaking-rejoining protein, translated as MSNPFDRMAARMDAATIKKMGKTALINGITYDVISAELLEEMGPLSGNLRSLVVFSGEYTPRRNDEVVWEGKNWTVTRHELFNGKPRIFIE; from the coding sequence ATGTCTAATCCCTTTGATCGGATGGCGGCTCGCATGGACGCGGCCACCATAAAAAAGATGGGGAAAACGGCTCTGATTAACGGAATCACATACGACGTTATCTCTGCTGAGTTGCTTGAAGAGATGGGGCCGTTATCAGGGAATTTACGGTCTCTGGTGGTATTCAGTGGAGAATATACCCCGCGGCGAAACGATGAAGTGGTTTGGGAAGGCAAAAACTGGACCGTCACACGTCATGAACTGTTTAACGGGAAACCTCGTATCTTCATTGAGTAG
- a CDS encoding phage tail protein — protein sequence MSIKGLEQAIANLNSISKTAVPRASAQSVNRIAGQAINRSVSVVSKSTRVPRKLVKQRARLRRATVSKPRALIRVNRGNLPAIKLGPASVRLSRRKRDKSGANSVLRIGPFRFPGAFIQQLANGRWHVLRRTTKNRYPIEVVSIPLAVPLTEAFRAELPRLMDENMPAVMRQNLQNQLRLILKR from the coding sequence ATGTCGATCAAAGGCCTCGAGCAGGCTATCGCAAACCTCAACAGCATCAGCAAAACGGCCGTACCACGTGCCTCTGCCCAGTCGGTTAACCGTATTGCCGGGCAGGCCATCAACCGAAGCGTTTCTGTCGTTTCAAAATCGACGCGTGTACCTCGAAAACTGGTTAAGCAACGTGCCCGGTTACGGCGGGCTACCGTCAGTAAACCACGCGCACTTATTCGGGTGAACCGGGGAAATCTCCCCGCCATAAAACTCGGTCCCGCCAGTGTTCGTCTGTCCCGCAGAAAACGGGATAAGTCGGGTGCAAACAGTGTGCTCAGAATAGGCCCGTTTCGTTTTCCAGGCGCTTTTATCCAGCAACTGGCAAATGGTCGATGGCATGTGCTGCGACGCACCACCAAGAACCGCTACCCCATTGAAGTGGTCAGCATTCCACTGGCTGTTCCCCTTACAGAGGCCTTCCGTGCGGAGCTACCCCGGCTGATGGACGAAAACATGCCAGCAGTTATGCGCCAGAACCTGCAAAACCAACTGAGGTTGATACTCAAACGATGA
- the gpU gene encoding phage tail terminator protein, with product MKHPQIRAAVLTALKRSITEQITWFDGRPGFLEEEDLPAVAVYLTDARASEDSVDEDMWTALLHIEVFLKAKETDSALDAWMEEKVYPALADIPELLPLIELMNANGYDYQRDEEVMMWGSADLSYSISYVM from the coding sequence ATGAAACACCCGCAGATACGGGCCGCCGTTCTGACGGCCCTGAAACGCAGTATTACAGAGCAAATAACCTGGTTCGACGGCCGTCCGGGATTTCTGGAAGAAGAAGATTTGCCTGCTGTAGCCGTCTATCTGACAGACGCGAGAGCTTCAGAAGATAGCGTGGATGAAGATATGTGGACTGCACTGCTGCATATCGAGGTCTTTTTGAAGGCAAAAGAGACCGATTCAGCTCTGGATGCCTGGATGGAAGAAAAAGTGTACCCCGCTCTGGCTGATATCCCAGAATTGCTGCCCCTAATCGAACTGATGAATGCAAATGGCTATGACTATCAGCGAGATGAGGAAGTGATGATGTGGGGGTCAGCCGATCTCAGTTATTCAATCAGCTATGTAATGTGA